The following coding sequences lie in one Apium graveolens cultivar Ventura chromosome 3, ASM990537v1, whole genome shotgun sequence genomic window:
- the LOC141714784 gene encoding uncharacterized protein LOC141714784 yields MDQPLRNIFHSPKASGRLIKWEIELGEFDIKYKSRTTIKAQAVVDFLVKYTISNQEVGGQEIVTPEGKEKGKYKCATLKEYWLLHFDGASKTKSTGARLVLQSPEGFMIEYALKLDFPTMKNKAEYEALIAGLGLAKAVRAKNLKVCEDSRRVVTQVNGEFEAKDDIMAKYLRVVKGILTQFDEWYAKHVP; encoded by the coding sequence ATGGACCAACCTTTGAGGAACATTTTTCACAGCCCGAAGGCAAGTGGCCGACTCATAAAGTGGGAAATTgaattaggagaatttgacatcaagtacaagtcTCGAACAACCATCAAGGCTCAGGCCGTAGTAGATTTCTTGGTCAAATACACCATTAgcaaccaagaagtcggggggcaagaGATAGTTACCCCAGAAGGAAAAGAGAAAGGGAAATATAAATGTGCAACTCTGAAAGAGTATTGGCttctccattttgacggagcGTCTAAAACAAAATCTACTGGAGCAAGACTGGTCTTGCAAAGCCCCGAAGGGTTCatgattgagtatgctttgaaaTTGGATTTCCCAACTATGAAAAAtaaagcagaatatgaagctttGATAGCTGGCTTAGGCCTGGCTAAAGCCGTGAGGGCTAAAAACCTTAAGGTTTGTGAAGATTCAAGACGTGTAGTTACTCAAGTCAATGGAGAGTTTGAAGCCAAGGATGATATAATGGCCAAGTACCTGAGAGTCGTGAAGGGAATACTGactcagtttgatgaatggtacGCTAAACATGTTCCATGA